Within the Arachis duranensis cultivar V14167 chromosome 10, aradu.V14167.gnm2.J7QH, whole genome shotgun sequence genome, the region TGATAGAAGATCATTTCTAACTTCATTAACTTGTAAAAAGCCTTAAACTAAATAAGAGATGCATTGTTTAGCCATCTGTCATTTCTATTTAAACAAGaagctcatatatatatatagtctaaTTGGGATAACACAAATATCTGAAAAATGTGACAAAGGAAGAAGATAACATTTTTCCCTTGGGAATTAAAATCTCAAACAATCAAATGGTGACAtcaaatttattcatttattcacAATATCAATTTTCGCTTTTAATGTTAAGCAGTTAAGGTAGTGTAAAAATTATACAGAAATTGTTGTCCACACTACACATCATTGCACTCAACATCCAAAATTAATGGAGCTCATTCACCATACTTAAATAACCTCAACCAAACAGATCAAGGTACAGAAATAGTTGATCCATCTAATATTGACTGATATAGATACATGAAGTTAAGTAGCAACTACAAAATGTACACCTGGTTAGACTAAAGAGTATCAAAATCTATAAGTAAGTCATTGTTGAGAACTCGTTAATATTAACCAACTAATAACTCATATAATGGACCTTTTAGAATACTCTGATTACATGAGCCATTCAAAAACCATAGCCCcatctaataatttatttttttaataagtcaaaaacaaaaaactttaTAACACCATTTATTTCATTGATAAAAATAAGAACACCGCATTCATTCACACATGCTGAAAAATCACATCAAaccccaaaaacaaaaaaatagaacgAAAACTTTCAGAGACAAAATCACAAACACATAGTGGGCATTGTGAAAATTGAACTAAAGTGTGGAACAGAGTGTGAGCGAAAGTAATGAGGGAGAGAGAAGGTACTTACTCTTGTTCTTGACGAGCCATGACCAGAGGGTCATCCTTTTTGATGTCGTAAGGGTACCATTGCGCTACCTTCTCGCCGAAGAGCTTTTGACGGAGAATCTTGTGGGCCGATTTCTGGCCCGTTGGATTCAGCTGGTGGCCAAAGATTCGGGCCCGAGCTTCCGTGACTCCTTGCTTGATGGCTGACCCTACTAACAGCTtcaaaccaccaccaccactaccagccatgagagagagaagaatagaaaaaatatggTGGCGAAAGCGAGTGGCTGATGAAATAACTATGCGTTAATTTCAGTTTGCTCCCCAACAGAGTTAAATTTACAAACAATGCAAGGGTGATGCTAGTGAGATGCCCATATGGACCTTGGATTTCGGCccaattaaaaatagttttgcTTTTTTAGAGTCTGTccaaaacgaaaaaaaaaataaccttCAAATAAGTCAAACTTATTTTTAACAATGGTTTTAGGATAAGTTTggattagtttttgaaaaaaatacttatttttttattttttgtaaacaaaattatttaacgaacaaaaattattttatatttaaaagaataaaaaatattaaaaaatatcttttatttttatttttttataataaagtattgttagtttttaaaaaaaataaataatttgtttttttaataaaaatattttttaaaacacatttaaatagattttaaatcaaataaaaatatttcattaaaaaaattacttttttcacttaaaaaaaagtcaattcaaacaaaatcttattataatttattaaatcttGCATTTATACCGCCTAAAATATAGTTATCAAAATcgaaccaataataaaacagaCTAAGTTATTGGATCACTGATTCAACAAGTGAACCCCAAGTTAAACCAGTTGACTCGGTTCAATAACCTATCCACTGtccaataatataaatttttaaaacaatataaaaacaATACCAACAGTATAAAATCAGTACggtaattatataaaaatagcaACAAATCAACTTTAAATAGCACTAATAAGAGGAAAAAAACATCAATCAACTACTAAACTTACATATATTACAATGTATCAACAAAACTTGAATAATCTGTTAAGAATCAACACATTATCATCAACAATAATCAAGAATCAATTGAATCAGTTAAGGGTTAAGTTCGATTTTGGTCCCCAACGTAGAGATCGAAAATCGAAATCGTCCCGAACTTTTTTTTTGCTACAAAATGGTTCTCAAaatttcagtttgttttaaaatcggcttttttaccaattttatttttttattacaaaattacccctcaataaaaaaattataaaataaaataggccAAGTCTCTGGTGGCCGCATTTATGGTGGCTAGTGGTGACTATGAGACACACctccaataaaaaaatgataaatagattttattttattctcattaaatacggtaattttttcttttgttaatatgCATATAGCATTGCAAATAAATTGATGATCTATGAAAGTTAAAAatgttaatttgttttaatgGCTTTAAAATTTGAAGGATCGAAATTATAGTTATAAAAATCGAACAGACAATCGATCCAACTAAATTATTAGATCATTAAGTTATTGATTTAACTAGTAAGTCACAAGTTAAATTGGTTAATTTggtcataattaaataattatataaaatttaattttttatattagattaatttttttctaatttattaatcaattaatatctattatattatttaaatatatgttaaaaaatattaatattaataaatgtcatataattattaacaacaaaaatatgttatgattaacaaaaaaattttatttatttttaaataattatatataattaaaaaataattaattttaaaaaaataaatataaaataaaaaaattaaattaatataaatattatttattagaataaaaaaataaaaaatatcttaaaattgCATGACTAAAAAAGTTAttacataaaattattaatagggATATGTCTAatagttaataatatatttataaaaaacacaatatattacaaaaaaataaatttagtctAGTAATTGCAGGGTTTTTTATAACTTGAAGAGAATCACACCCTCTGCTATTGCAATTgagaatttttcaaattttcgatcCACTTTAcccaaattttgtaattttgatttttgaaattcaacaataatttattgatttcataaaaatattaactagtagttgtttattgatttataattattacCGTGTTTCGTTCCGGTCTGCTACCTGCCGCACCGCACCCCACCACCAGCTTCTTCTTCGCCGCCCTGCGGCCTACCGCACCGCACTGCACCACTACCACCACACCAccggcttcttcttcttcttcttcttcttcttcttcttctctttgccGCCCTACCGTCTTGCCGCGATGCTGTCCTGACGCACCGTACTACCGCACCACTGCACCACCACCAGCTTCTTTGAATTagattttttgtgaaattttgaattttttgtgaaattttttgtggaatattgttgttgctgaaatttgaattttgaatattgttgttgctgaatttgttgattattgttcaaAGTGCATGTTGTTTGAattttctgatgatgatgatgatgaggccaTGATGacaatggtggtggtggtggtgggttcTTGTTCAGCTTGGGCTTCTGGttgatttttggaaaaaattctGATGAAGATGACGATGACCATGATGATactagtggtggtggtggtggttctggTTGGGCGTAGGCTTATGttctggtggtggtggttgatttTGGGGTGAATGGAGAAGGGTATTTTCGTTCGagggacgattttaaaacaaattgaatctttggagACCATTTcgtgagaaaaaaaaagttggagACAATTCCGATTTTCGACCTATACGTTGGGGACCAAAATGAAACTTAACCCAtcagttaatcaattaattagtattaatcAGTTAAACAGATTATAATCCAGTAACTGaataattaaggaaaagatTAAAAAGCTTACCTTTGAAGGCAGAACGAAGGCAGAGAAGAGGGAAAACAAGCACGTCGAAGCAGAGAAGAGGACCGTGCAGAGACTGACGACGATGAGAGATGCACACGAGAGACGAAGAGGAAGGCGCAAACTAACGACGACAAGAGAGGCACACGACGCGACGTGACGCGGACGGAGGTACAGATGATGCGACAACAGTAAAGGCACAGAGGAGCTGGTGACCTACAATGTCAGCGACAGCGGCACTGTGAGGATGGGAATTGAGAAGGTTGAGGGGCCATATGCCCCTTTCACATCTATTTCAGAGGAAGAGAATGAAGGAGTGGGTTGGGGGATAGTGGGTTAGGGTTGGGGACTAGGGCTGGAAGTAAATCAAGTCAATTCATGAGCCAGCTCGCGCTCAACTCGTTAATAGCTTGATAAGTTGAGCTCGTGAGCTGATGAGTCGAGTTTGAGCCTAAAATTGAGCTTATAAATTaaatgtattatatatatacataaaaaataataatatataatcttatatatattaatgtttttatttaaaattttatgattattttttatatgattttgatgtaggaaataaataaaaaatataattaatagatacaaaatatataaaattaatatttttaatacatataagTTATCATTTATTAATATAGAATTATAGGTTATGTTCCTATTATTTAAATAAGCTCGTGAGCTCGAATCGGCTCATGCACTTTCGGTGAACCAAGCTTGAGTTTAAGAAATAGGCTCGATTGTTAGTGAGTTGAGCCATGAGCCTAACTCAATTTTTGTGAGCTGAGTTTGAGCTTGATCTAACTTGACTCAGTTCGACTCACTTCCAGCCCTATTAAGGACAGTgggttagttttttttttaatattgaaccAGTCCGAGTATCTAAAACTTGTCGATTCACTGATTTTATTAAAACCGAACGAATCAAACCAATTCTTATCTTTATCCGAACCTATACTTTGTCAAGACCAATTTTAAGGCCAGTTCACTGATTTTTCAATCTGATCGGTAAGACTAATATTTACAATTAAGGTTTAAagtcaaattatctaattatGTGATAATAATTCAATACTAAATTATagtttcatattaaaaatttataataaaattgatattaaaacacaaatttttagaagtgttttaaattaaatattttttacttaatttaaattagaaatggCAATAAAGTAAAATAGGACGGGACaggtatttaaatatttataccCGTTTTGATCCATTGTTCTATTATCCGCTCCAACATTCACgggtattttaatttttgacccATACTCGAATTTGCAAATATATACCTGCCCTGTACTTGTCTTGTCCCATTTCGTCTCACAACCTGATTgctttatagttttttttagaaaaatctaaaacataaaaataaataaattaaattgaactaattaataaaattttaaacatgaTTAAATACTTCATAGATTCAATTAAACGTAAagacaattttaaattatttataataacaCATAAGATATAAATGGTCTCATAATacattaaaataagaaaaaaaagtacttAGAAGATGATTGaataagaggaagagaaaaaagaaaccGATGCAGTAGAATTTCTGAGTGTGGATGAAAAAGACTGAAGGTGTATCCTTTAAACTGGTATTAATattgactttattttattttttaatatattattattattattattattaatgggGTAAGGCAACTATTACCCATACTTGTCCCgtatccaaataaaaaataatcaagtgAACCCAAAAGGCCAAAACTGTCTCATATTCGGTCAATTGTTGAAAAAATCCACCCCATTTAAAGCAGGGCGAGGTGGGGCATATCGGCTCGAATTGCCATCCCTTGATTTACCCAGATGAAGTcctccctttcttttcttcaaccAGATCTAAAAATCAGAAATTTGAGATCAGAGATAAGCACAATAGAAGAAAGATGAGCAACaacaattttattgatttaatttttttaatgaatttgttaaatttaaatctttaatCTTATATTTggtcctaaattttaatattagtcaTTAATTCATAGTAGAAAAAAGTAGgctccatttttcttttgttatccAAAATTGTATAtacaaaaaaagaataatttaacaAGTAATTAAATTGCatgttattaaaaatattttattttttttctgatttagCTTAATTTAAGCAAATTGCTTTCAACTTTTATTTGATTGATATAGTCTCCAAGAtttgcttttctttcttctgatttagtatttaatgaaaaaatgaagCACCATTTTTTTTGATTAATTGCTTTATCCGAATTGTACAATAATAGtaacacattttttttttgttttctacgGTATTTCCCAACCCGATAGGTCAAGGGCTAATTCTTTACAATACTGAACTCCATTTAAGAGTTTGTCGCTGACCAATAAGTAACCGTAgcacattttctttctttctcatgATGCTAATGGACTTGGTTAAGATTGAAGATAGATTTGATCCACTTACTAGTAACTTTGTTGATCTTGTCCAAAACACAACAGTCCAAGTAACAACACAATGGGCTGATTGCTCTTTTTGTCTGGCCTCCATTAATGAAGAGTGATTTGGACTTCCAACACTAAATAATTTCATCAAAATCCTTTTAGACTAtaacttaattaaaattatgtttgtCATTACCAAAAAAGTTATTAGtgtttattaaactcaacaaacccAAACACAAATTTTGTCTATATCCTCTGCAATATAAcctcatatatataaaaaatataattatattcttatatttatatttattatattaaaaatttatctttcaaaaattaattttgataaattacttttaaaaagtaataataatatgaataaataGATTACAATTAATagataattaaaactaattgttataaactaattttataactttttaagtGTAATCGAAACTAAAATACatgtaaaatttatattttattatttttcgtgtaataaaattatatatgtcgttgtacatattttttactttctctcttctcaaatGTGCTCTTTTTTCCTGATCCAAACacattaatgaaaaaaaatatactttttctcctttttattttcattttttttcttgctttacattttcttttctcaatcaaacaaattaaagcATTAGAGAGCAGCATTCATAAGTCCAGTGTACTACTATTGTAGAGACTTTGTGCCAAGGCAAGAACATATATAAAGGGTCAGCATTAACAATTTAACATTCTCAAAGATGAGGACATTTCTTAATAATTAGATCCGCCATATGAGAAATTAAACCCAGCAAAGACCTTTAAAATATTCATTTGCTACAAATTTAGGTTACGTACacgtagatttttttttttcacttcctTTTGATAACAATGGCCTAAAGtaaaaagaacataaaaatgtTTAAGAAGtcttttgttaaaatattttttaataattaaaatttaatatatctaATCAATTAAACcgtattattttatcaaaattaggttagacaaattaatttattcaaaaaaattgtgaatcaaattttaaactgatctaaattaatattattttttataaaaaataactacaatacctttattatagaaaataactaaaatactcatattatatatatatatatatttattgagaATACTAAATTCTAACTCTTTTGTTCTTTGTCGTCAtaggattagaatttaaaatttttaaaattaatatatacatatataataggagtattttagttattttttataataagagcattgtaatcattttttataaaaaaatattaatttaaaccgattcaaaatttaatttattgatttttttggctaaattgatttatccaatctaattttaataaaaataacacaatatgatcgattatatttatatatgttaaattttaattattaaaaaatatttaaaaaaattatttttgatatttttatctGAGAGGCtcccaaaataaaaagtgagtctaagaaaaaattaaaaaaattcttaataatagcagaaattaattatgtgcaaaaataaaattaatcttgaataaaaagattttattaaaataataaatacatactATATTTGTTCTCcttttttaaaacataaattattattagagtcttttaaaaaaaataatatttccaaaatataatcaattgtcaaatatatattaaaaattaaaaaatataagaagaacGATAAGAGACCAACACGGCAATACTTTtactagaaaaaaaaatgaagaattattGATTAGGGTATAAgtgtaaaacaaacaaaatattgGCAGTAACATTTATAAAATTGTAAACAATATGGtagagatttaattttaaaaatataaaaataaataattattaaatatttaaaatttatcataaaaataaattaaacatgaaATTATAAACACCATAAAATTTAGCAGCTACAAAAGagacaaaatattattttcttagatcttagattctttaatgaGTGGTTGCAAGAGTTTTCTGTTTCCACTATGCTATATTAATTCCTTCAGCACCCACATTTCAATAGGGAAGGCAAATCCATTGTTGAGCTTCAAAGCACAAGTGCAAATCAAGCATGGCCTTTACTAGAGGATTTCTTCAACCTACACAACTTGATCCCAATAGACACTTGCTACCAAGTTGAGAGTGTTGAAGGCCACCCTGGCCCCACACGCTATTGTGCTTCCGCTCCTAAAGATGATCATGTGTTGTGGGTCAAAGAGAGGCTGCTTGCCGTTGACCAAGGTCAACGATGTTTCTCCTATGATGTTGTTGATGGCAACTTGGGCTTCAAGAACTATGTGGGCACAATCAAGGTTGTGCCTTCATCATTGGAAGGTTGCAAGATCGAGTGGAGCTTTGTGTGTGATCCAATGGAATCTTGGAGTTTCAAAGATCTCAATTCTTACATAGATTCCACTCTTCAGTTCATGGCCAAGAAGATTGAGCTTGCATGCTCCAAGGCAAGCGTCTgaaattaactaggatttgattATTATGCCAGAATAATATATTTGATGCTGTTTGTTGTTTTCGATCTTGTACCTTTAAATGACATTATACTTTTGAGAGATgtgaaagaaataaaggaaaatttTATGGTAGTGCTTAAATTGTCTAAAAAGTGAGTGAGACTAAGGTGggtcatattttttatttttatatcaaataattGAAACATTTGACACCATACAAAACACTAGAAATATGTAGCTGATTTTTTTCTATACGAAAATATTGGTGGTATTTTTGTTGGAAATGGGGTGTTTCGTATAATTGCAGAGATAATGAAGATGATAGTAACACTCCCCTGCCTGTTGCGTCAGGCTTCTACACCCACAATCCTGCAAAATACTCCCTTTGTCAATATTGGACAAATACACCACTCTTCTTTCTAtatgaaaaaagaatttttgaaaatatgtgtgtgatggatttttttaatttaccgTGTGTTAGATTTGGCTCCCACATTTGGATTTTGGAGCAAAGTTGTGGccaattattaatatttttgggTTCATATTGCTTCATTTTCAGTTATAAGCCAATCCCATTACATCAGTCTATATACGTAGTTCACTCGTTtgtttaaataagtattgaaTTCGAATTCTGTCTTGTGTATGCAGTAATCCATTGGTCAACAGTAAATTTCTTAAATAGAACTCAAATTTACGACGGATTAATCATTGGCCTATCAAACAAAAATACCATGAAcaaccaaaaaaagaaagatgcaGTAGCAAGCATGCCATCGTAGTTGAGGCTTTCGCGCAATGACATTCGAAAATCTGCTGAGACCAAATAGTGAATAAGAATTCATAAAGTATTATGTGTAAGTGTGTAACATAAATGACTTTGTGATGTAATGCTTAGAATTAAGAACGGTCAAACTCacctaaaaaaaacaatatgCGACCAAAAAATGGTTATTCGTTTGGTTGTTTAAATGTTATGtcttttaatttgatctttAGAAATAGTATGTATACAATAGAAAACAACTAAATAAGTGATCGCACTAAGAACAAGTAAATTTGAGGATAGACCACTAAAATAAAGTTTCAACTCACCACCATTactaacataaaatattaaaatgcaTACCTATCACATTTCATAAACGCAGTCTTTGTATCAACGGGGTGTAGGCAATCACAAGAATCACGACCTTCCTCGCGATCCGAAATAATAGCTAATATGAAGATCTTGCGAGAAAGGATATCAAAACAACCCTTATGCAATAAAGTGGACAATACTGCAActaaataattattgaattaatgCTCACTTTAGTCTATATAAGTATATACATGAATCATTTTAGTCTCGATAATTTTTAATGAGTCAAAATAGTATATATAagtaatatatacaaaaatgtgAGGCATTAGTCAAAATGATCGTGCATTAATTTGATACTCAAAAGATAAGACGCTTTAAATTGACAAAAGGACCTCTAaaagataacaataataaaatagtgTTCGAAAgatttatgaattaataaaatgatTCAAACGTTCAAATATTATCTTACTTagtcaattaatatttttatgaaattactAATTTAACATTCACCAGCTTCATTTTTACCCAAAAAGATTAAACTAGtcatttcataaaataaattaaactattcGTCAAATAGAGATTATAATATATCTTTCGAGATTCATTTTCCGTTGCTATCTTCTAGaagttatatcttttttttttttcaaaatttataccTTGAGAGTCAACATAGCTATTTACTAACCAACTAAATGGCAGCGCTATATAGGTTCATGAATTAATTAGCAGTTTCTGGTTGTTGCAAATGAATGCTTACAAGGTTCAGCAACCTGAAAACTTATATTATGAGGGTAAGTTCTTAGTCATGTAGCATCACCATTAAGTAAATTATTTATCCAAatcagttttaattttgttaaatttctTGAGTCCTAGAGTTGTAAGAAATTTTCTTGTACCTTCcgccaaaaaatagaaaagtatagTAACTTTTGAAAGATGGGAAAGTAACACATTCCATACAAAAAAATGAATATGATAGATATCGCATTAAGAGCAAGAAGAAAAGGTGAAGAATGGGGCAAATATGTTTACCACTTCTCTTGTTGAAAACAATAACCTCAGCTTGTTTCCTAGAATGATTGGCAATCAGCTTACGTGCAGCCGATATAGAAgtaccaaaaatagaaaaagggcATAATTCCTCCTATGACAACAAATTGCATAATTCCTCTTTGTTTTGCTTGTTCTTGACCTGTAACGTCCCCTTCTTCCTAACCCACCTTAAGTAAAACAAGACACACGAAAGTTCGCaatcaagaaagaggaaaataACTAGGTGCCGTTCGTAAACTATTTACGTCAATTTGACTTTAGATTTTCAGAGTGCAATCTTCAAATTATCTACGTCGCTTTCCGCAACCGCTAGGACGTTAAACGAACTTCTTAAAAGAATTGAAATCCTGCAGAtatcaaataaaagaagaggaaaaaacagtgtgcaataattttatatattacatagaaaAGATCAGAGGATCACAAATTGGAAGAATGCGGGAAGAAAACAATACTGAAACTTATAAAGTCAGCTAATAAATGTACATGTTTTCTTGATGAAACCATCGATCCCCAGAGAATcccaatatattttatatctaatACCTAAGTTCAAGAGATGAAATGAGCAAAATCCTAACTGCTTCCGCCACCCTTTAGCCCTTTCCTGGGGCGACTTCATTTTTATACTGTCAAAACAGACATGGCATTccttttctttattgtcttAGCCCTTGCAATAAGAACCCCGGATATCATTAACATTTTCAAAGAGTTAACAACCTCTTTTCCATCCAGTTAATGATGTCCTGAGCAACCTCTTCGCGCTCAGGCTCGAACAGAAGGTCGTGCAAGAAGCCATCATACAGCTTTATTTCCTTGAACTCAGAAGCCGCCATGTTGTATAGATCCTGTGAGGCCAGGGGATCAGTAACCTTATCAGCAGTTCCGTGGAGGACAAAGAATGGCACCGTCACAGACTTGAAGTTCCGCATAAGGTAAGAGGAAATTCTCAGTATTTCGTGGCCCGTTCGGACCCTTATAGGTCCAGTGTAGACCAATGGATCAGAGTACTTGGCCAACAAAGCCGCCGGATCCCTTGAAACCGGAATACCCCTTTTGTTTGCTCCTTTAAACTGGTACTTTGGAGCTAACAGAGACAACATTGGAGCAATAGCCTGTATCAACACCAGACATATCCTTTTTAACATGAATGGACAAGAATAGAAAGGTCCACAATCACAAACATATTACAACgcaaaattataattaagtaattttataaattaatacttttttgaggttaaaaaaaaaaaagactagtACTGCTTGCACAGTCTTGGGAGTTTTGATCCCTTTATGCAAACCatgatgaatgattgaatgCATAAATCTAAAGGAAGCTACGGCGAAGAAATAGTGATAAATAATTCAGCTCTTGTCTTCCATGTGCTTATTCCTAGCATTTACGATTAGATGGAAATCTTAATATCCAATTCCAATTTACAAAAATCATATGACAAAATTCCCTTGCAAATGCTGTGCTATAGTTAATTACAGCTCATATGATCCTGGCTCAAGTTTGATCGCTCAGTTAACAATAACAATCTAACTGGTATTTATGACTATGGTAgatcatatttattattatctataGCAATTTTTCCCCTTGTTGAGGAGAGGGAATATTACTTTCATGATAACTTCATATCCAGTATGTAGCAAAGTAGAAACACATTAAATTTCAAGCGTAATGCTGATGAACAACCTTCAAAATGCAAAACTTACATTAACAATTGGATGAGCTGGCTTCACACGCAACGCTGGTGAAGTTAATATGATTCCTTCCACCATTGCTTTAATATGATAGTGGGAGGCCGCCTACACAAAAATGTAGCCATTAAATTTAATGCTTCGACGATGGATAAATTAATTCATGAAGCTGTGCAGGAGATTTCAACCCTTACCTTCAAAACCACAGCCCCGCCAGTGGAGTGTCCAAAGAGAAAGCATGGTACACCGGGATTGTCtgatcttatcttttctaagaAAGCACCCTGTTTTGTATCATGGCTAATTCACCATCAAAGTGCAAAGTGGAAATCATAGAGTaacattttcacaaacaatAGATCTCATACGAGAACAAGAAAAGGACTGCATAATGATCATTATAAGATTTTGAAGTGCCAATGAAAGTGATTGGGGTGGGGTGGGGTGGGGTGGGGAATTAACCAGATCATCAATGTGCAACTAGAGTGaataaagcaagaaaagaattgtTGGCTCCACATAGATGCTTAAATGTTTTACATTAGAAGAACCACTACCACCAAATGAGGCTATATTTATTAACCGGGAATAGAGCATTATTTTATACTTACTACGTCTGCAACcacatgatcaagagatggtACATACCCATGCAATCCATCACTCCCTCCATGACCTGTAACAAGTGAACAAATAACTCCAAACTCGTCAGAAAAAAGGGGTAACGACAGACAATCCAAAGAAAGGGGTtgaatatacatataaatatataatcatataCTACTAAAGAAAACTATATAATCATGTTGATGCCCATGCATATAAATCAGGATCTCAAGGGACCTAATGAAAACATGAGCCTTAAAAGTTACCTATCCAGTCCATTGCATAGACACCAAAGCTACATGATGTTAATTGCCTTGCAAAGTCAGCATATCTTCCACTGAAATTGAACTCTAGGTTAGAGGTAGGGGAAAAACTGTAATTCTTATCATCTTACAAATGCCTTAACAAATAACAATCACTTGAAAATGGACATATCAGAAAAAACAGAAAGCATAGTA harbors:
- the LOC107470737 gene encoding uncharacterized protein LOC107470737; its protein translation is MAGSGGGGLKLLVGSAIKQGVTEARARIFGHQLNPTGQKSAHKILRQKLFGEKVAQWYPYDIKKDDPLVMARQEQERLSKLEMLKRRGKGPPKKGQGRRAAKRNK
- the LOC107470691 gene encoding lachrymatory-factor synthase; protein product: MGIEKVEGPYAPFTSISEEENEGVGWGIHPHFNREGKSIVELQSTSANQAWPLLEDFFNLHNLIPIDTCYQVESVEGHPGPTRYCASAPKDDHVLWVKERLLAVDQGQRCFSYDVVDGNLGFKNYVGTIKVVPSSLEGCKIEWSFVCDPMESWSFKDLNSYIDSTLQFMAKKIELACSKASV
- the LOC107470775 gene encoding uncharacterized protein LOC107470775; the encoded protein is MSSAEAGRMEPLTSGASNRIIPIMKALRASLIFVYTFFLSFVLFVLPRRSRRGTLAGAPPSSPRKHFKKRWLVREEEDTCRRRALAQGVGMGTDDWLCRWSTSIFYGVRNNALFCRQWFPVAGDLKGILVIIHGLNEHSGRYADFARQLTSCSFGVYAMDWIGHGGSDGLHGYVPSLDHVVADVGAFLEKIRSDNPGVPCFLFGHSTGGAVVLKAASHYHIKAMVEGIILTSPALRVKPAHPIVNAIAPMLSLLAPKYQFKGANKRGIPVSRDPAALLAKYSDPLVYTGPIRVRTGHEILRISSYLMRNFKSVTVPFFVLHGTADKVTDPLASQDLYNMAASEFKEIKLYDGFLHDLLFEPEREEVAQDIINWMEKRLLTL